CCTCGAAGCCCAGATGCTCCAAGCCCGGCCTGTCGATGCTCGCTCCGGCGTAGTCGGTCATGCGCCAGGGCGCAATGACGAGCGTCACTCTGCCGTCGGTGAGATAGAAATTGGGATCTTCGAGCGCCTTTTCCTCCTCCTTCAAATCGAAGGAGTCGCGGTAAAAAGAGGCGATCGCCGTGGGATTCATGACGCGCAGCTTGAAGTGACGGATGCGCCTTGGCTGCTCGCGCGCCGCCTCCGCGTAAACGTCGCGCCGATTTTCCATCCCTTCCTGCGTGAGATCGAAGAAATTTCCCTCGGGATCGTGTGCGCCGAAGCTGGCGAAGGGGCGATTGGAGGGGCGCTTGAGCACCGTAACGGCCGGGTATCTTTCTTTGATCCGGGCGCAGGCTTTTGCGACGTCGTCGACGTCGATGCCGAAGTGGTGCAGCCCCGGAACATAGCCGGGCTTTCTGCCGATCACGGTCACGCCGACGTAGCCGTCGCTGATGCTGAGAGCGAGGTTTTTCTTGATCGCCGTTGCTTCTTCGGCGGAGCCCGGCTTCGAACGCTTCATCCCGAACACGGCTTCGTAGAATCTCGTCTCGCGCGGGAAGTCCTCGCTCACGATGGCGAGGTGTTGAATCTTGGCCGCCACGGTTATTTTCCGACCAGCTTCTTGAAGAAGCCTTCTTTTTCCAATTCGTCGAGCGTGCTTTCGTCGAGGTATTTGTTCACATTCATGTCTATCTTGGCTCCCGGAGTTCGCTGAGAGAGCAACTCCAACGTGTTGCGCAGGCCGACTTGGGACACGCGCGTAGGAAAGGAAAACTTTTTGGCGAAATACTGATAGGTCTCTTCGATCGCCTTGGGGTTCTTTAGTCTGAGCCGTTTCGATAACACCGCCAACCCCTTGTCCTTGCTGTTTATGAACAGGTAGGTTCCTTCGGCGTAGGCTTGCTGCAGCCGCTTGACCGTATCCCGGTTTCTTTCCAAGAACGAGCGGCGCGTCGCCATGGCGCTCATGGGAAAAGATGCTTCTTTCATTTCGCTCATGTCCGCGAGCGTGTGCATGCCGATTCGAAGCGCCTCGTTGATGTCGGGGTAAGACAGCACGGTGGCGTCGATAGCCCTGGTGGAAAGAGCCGCGATACGGACCACCGGATCTCCGGCGGGGAGAATCGTGACCGACTGGCGCGGCACGTTCCATGCTTTGAGCGCGAGGATCACCGCCGTTTCGGTGGCGCCTCCGACGGCGAGAATGCCGATCTTCTTTCCGGCCAGGTCCTCAGGTTTTCGGATCTCCTTTTGCGCCACAAAGTTGTAAGGAAAGGTATTGAGCGAACCGGATATCATCACGAGATCCGCGCCTTGATTGATCGCGTTGATGGCCGTCGCCGCGTCGACTTGGGCAAAGTGTATGCTGCCCCCCTGTAGAGCTTGAATCTGGCGGACGGAGCCGGGCACCAGGATAACCTCGCCGT
The nucleotide sequence above comes from Candidatus Binatia bacterium. Encoded proteins:
- a CDS encoding ABC transporter substrate-binding protein; translated protein: MLSKLARLILLLFTVFPAATAAQEPYLIAYAGFSGFQAPVWAPKDLGLMAKYGFNGEVILVPGSVRQIQALQGGSIHFAQVDAATAINAINQGADLVMISGSLNTFPYNFVAQKEIRKPEDLAGKKIGILAVGGATETAVILALKAWNVPRQSVTILPAGDPVVRIAALSTRAIDATVLSYPDINEALRIGMHTLADMSEMKEASFPMSAMATRRSFLERNRDTVKRLQQAYAEGTYLFINSKDKGLAVLSKRLRLKNPKAIEETYQYFAKKFSFPTRVSQVGLRNTLELLSQRTPGAKIDMNVNKYLDESTLDELEKEGFFKKLVGK
- a CDS encoding VOC family protein, with amino-acid sequence MAAKIQHLAIVSEDFPRETRFYEAVFGMKRSKPGSAEEATAIKKNLALSISDGYVGVTVIGRKPGYVPGLHHFGIDVDDVAKACARIKERYPAVTVLKRPSNRPFASFGAHDPEGNFFDLTQEGMENRRDVYAEAAREQPRRIRHFKLRVMNPTAIASFYRDSFDLKEEEKALEDPNFYLTDGRVTLVIAPWRMTDYAGASIDRPGLEHLGFEVESVEALKKDLAALRESDPAMRERTIGVAEEGERRASLIAVCRYCRLQLSDPDGIFIDVSGSA